The Mycolicibacterium flavescens genome has a segment encoding these proteins:
- the espR gene encoding Helix-turn-helix protein — MSTTFAARLNRLFDTVYPPGRGPHTSAEVIAALKAEGVTMSAPYLSQLRSGNRTNPSATTMAALANFFRIKPAYFTDDEYYEKLDKELTWLASMRDEGVRRIAARTVGLSPEAQQDIALKVDELRRREHLDD, encoded by the coding sequence ATGAGCACGACGTTCGCCGCTCGCCTGAACCGGCTGTTTGACACGGTCTACCCGCCGGGACGCGGCCCGCACACCTCGGCCGAGGTGATCGCGGCACTGAAGGCCGAGGGCGTCACCATGTCCGCTCCGTACCTCTCGCAGCTGCGCTCGGGCAACCGCACCAACCCCTCTGCCACCACCATGGCCGCTCTTGCCAACTTCTTCCGGATCAAGCCGGCCTACTTCACCGACGACGAGTACTACGAGAAGCTCGACAAGGAGCTGACCTGGCTCGCAAGCATGCGCGACGAGGGCGTCCGCCGTATTGCCGCACGCACCGTCGGCTTGTCGCCGGAGGCCCAGCAGGACATCGCCCTAAAGGTCGATGAGCTGCGCCGCCGCGAGCATCTCGACGATTAG
- a CDS encoding putative transmembrane protein, which yields MLAAIVVSLAVVFVAELGDKSQLITMTYSLRHRWWVVLSGVGIAAMLVHGLSVAVGHFLGVTLPERPIAFVAAIAFLLFAVWTWRENGHDDEIRIAEPRFVVPAIVSSFVLAELGDKTMLATVALASEHNWAGVWIGATAGMVLADGAAIAAGRLMHRRLPERFLHGLASVLFLLFGLWLLFDSALGLRWVAVAVTASVTVSVLMVRLIRRRRAPVPDETSQPSTQGS from the coding sequence ATGCTCGCCGCCATCGTGGTCAGTCTGGCCGTGGTGTTCGTCGCCGAACTCGGCGACAAGTCGCAGCTGATCACCATGACCTACTCGCTGCGGCACCGATGGTGGGTCGTGCTCTCCGGGGTCGGGATCGCCGCGATGCTGGTTCACGGCCTGTCCGTCGCGGTCGGACACTTTCTCGGGGTGACGCTGCCCGAACGCCCGATCGCATTCGTCGCCGCCATCGCATTCCTGTTGTTCGCGGTGTGGACGTGGCGCGAAAACGGGCACGACGACGAGATTCGGATCGCCGAGCCGCGATTCGTCGTCCCCGCGATCGTGTCGTCGTTCGTGCTGGCCGAACTCGGCGACAAGACGATGCTGGCCACCGTCGCCCTGGCCAGCGAACACAATTGGGCGGGGGTGTGGATCGGTGCGACCGCGGGCATGGTTCTGGCCGACGGCGCCGCGATCGCTGCGGGCAGGCTGATGCACCGCAGGCTTCCGGAACGGTTCCTGCACGGCCTGGCCAGCGTCCTGTTCCTTCTTTTCGGCCTGTGGCTGCTGTTCGACAGTGCGCTGGGTTTGCGGTGGGTGGCCGTGGCGGTCACCGCTTCCGTCACCGTCTCGGTGCTGATGGTTCGGCTCATCCGCCGCCGCAGGGCACCCGTGCCTGACGAGACATCCCAGCCCTCCACCCAGGGGTCCTGA
- a CDS encoding putative phage repressor: protein MRPTVGPGDGLLALRGGSIQRGQLRVFQDPRRSTRWLVKRVGDVYADGRDVIFEARSDNPGAPGAVDSHEFGWVPAAGSYRVLWTARAKSGD from the coding sequence ATGCGCCCGACGGTCGGCCCAGGGGATGGCCTATTGGCCCTGCGGGGCGGGAGCATTCAGCGCGGGCAGCTTCGGGTGTTCCAGGATCCGCGGCGCTCGACACGGTGGCTCGTCAAGCGGGTCGGCGATGTCTACGCCGACGGTCGCGACGTGATCTTTGAAGCGCGCTCGGACAATCCGGGCGCCCCCGGCGCCGTCGACTCCCACGAATTCGGTTGGGTCCCGGCGGCCGGTTCGTATCGCGTGCTGTGGACTGCCCGAGCCAAATCCGGTGATTAG
- the sodN gene encoding superoxide dismutase, Ni — translation MLHRLLNHATPAHAHCDLYCGVYDPAQAKIEALSCLKTIQKYHDSDDEHFRARCIIIKERQAEEVKHHLMVLWADFFAKDHFEQFPNLHQLFWDGVHGAGDVKKSLDVAVAEKLLKTIDEIADIFWQTDKGKQMGVYPPA, via the coding sequence ATGCTGCATCGATTGTTGAACCACGCGACCCCCGCCCATGCCCACTGCGATCTCTACTGCGGCGTCTATGACCCCGCGCAGGCCAAAATCGAGGCGCTCTCGTGCCTCAAGACGATCCAGAAGTACCACGACTCAGACGATGAGCACTTCCGCGCGCGCTGCATCATCATCAAGGAGCGGCAAGCCGAGGAGGTCAAACATCACCTGATGGTGCTGTGGGCCGACTTCTTCGCCAAGGATCACTTCGAGCAGTTCCCCAACCTGCATCAGCTGTTCTGGGACGGCGTGCACGGCGCGGGCGACGTCAAGAAGTCGCTCGATGTCGCCGTCGCCGAGAAGCTGCTCAAGACGATCGACGAGATCGCCGACATCTTCTGGCAGACCGACAAGGGCAAGCAGATGGGTGTCTATCCGCCCGCCTGA
- the glpE gene encoding Rhodanese-related sulfurtransferase has product MNEAEIAQVDVADVPTMFDSGVILLDVREDDEWARGHAPDARHIPMGQVPARLAEIDVDAQVFVICAAGGRSQSVAQYLARNGYSPVNVSGGMFAWAGAGRPIVTDDGGPGVV; this is encoded by the coding sequence ATGAACGAGGCTGAAATCGCGCAGGTCGACGTCGCGGACGTGCCGACGATGTTCGACTCCGGCGTGATCCTGCTCGACGTGCGCGAAGACGATGAGTGGGCACGCGGGCATGCCCCGGATGCGCGGCACATCCCGATGGGACAGGTCCCGGCGCGTCTGGCGGAGATCGACGTCGACGCGCAGGTGTTCGTGATCTGCGCAGCCGGTGGGCGGTCGCAGAGCGTGGCGCAGTACCTGGCCAGGAACGGCTATTCACCGGTCAACGTCAGCGGTGGCATGTTCGCCTGGGCTGGCGCCGGCCGACCGATCGTGACCGACGACGGCGGGCCGGGTGTGGTCTGA
- a CDS encoding putative conserved membrane protein: MIQVCSACGTRWNVRDRRRTWCPRCHGSLMPPSASAPDTVSAQWSARSAAAAPGPRPQLPPGYRWIAVRPGAPPHPRRPKRALGPTPRYATIPRWGLVEQPAPVDQQQQAPRRGPSPGMVTGTLLLTMAVLGAAALIHLARYVLLIINRSVLLPPWIAAIATWFGVVLSVVAAFMVVASLIVLTNWLIARRAAAYTHRGTTDPRPSWRLQAGCLLPFVNLFWAPVFVLELAGVEERLSYLRRPIAVWWLAWVASYAVSIWSIATSFTRDAQGIADNTMTTMIAYLLALTTLLLAMKVVSGFERQPVERPSKRWVIVPDDSTPAEDRPGPEAPVESHGQDPAA; the protein is encoded by the coding sequence ATGATTCAGGTGTGTTCGGCGTGCGGAACCCGGTGGAACGTGCGCGACCGGCGCCGGACGTGGTGTCCGCGGTGCCACGGATCGCTGATGCCGCCATCGGCGTCTGCGCCGGACACCGTGAGCGCCCAGTGGAGCGCACGGTCCGCGGCCGCAGCGCCAGGCCCGCGGCCGCAGCTGCCACCGGGATACCGCTGGATCGCCGTACGGCCGGGCGCACCGCCGCATCCGCGGCGCCCGAAGCGCGCGCTCGGCCCGACGCCCCGCTACGCGACCATCCCGCGATGGGGACTTGTCGAGCAGCCCGCGCCGGTCGACCAACAGCAGCAGGCGCCGCGCCGCGGCCCGTCGCCGGGCATGGTGACGGGCACGCTGCTGCTGACGATGGCGGTGCTGGGCGCTGCGGCACTGATCCACCTCGCGCGCTACGTGCTGCTCATCATCAACCGGTCGGTGTTGCTGCCCCCGTGGATCGCCGCGATCGCGACCTGGTTCGGTGTCGTACTCAGCGTCGTCGCCGCGTTCATGGTGGTGGCCAGCCTCATCGTGCTGACGAACTGGCTCATCGCCAGGCGGGCCGCCGCCTATACCCACCGGGGAACGACGGACCCTCGACCCTCCTGGCGACTCCAGGCCGGCTGCCTGCTCCCGTTCGTCAATCTGTTCTGGGCGCCGGTGTTCGTCCTCGAACTGGCGGGCGTCGAGGAGCGGCTCAGCTATCTGCGCAGGCCGATCGCGGTGTGGTGGCTTGCGTGGGTAGCCAGCTACGCGGTGTCGATCTGGTCGATCGCGACCAGCTTCACCCGCGATGCGCAGGGAATCGCCGACAACACGATGACCACGATGATCGCCTATCTGCTGGCGCTGACCACCCTGCTGCTCGCCATGAAGGTCGTTTCCGGTTTCGAACGGCAGCCGGTCGAGCGCCCGAGCAAGCGCTGGGTGATCGTCCCCGACGACAGCACGCCGGCGGAGGATCGACCCGGCCCCGAGGCTCCGGTTGAGTCGCACGGGCAGGACCCGGCAGCATAG
- the ugpQ gene encoding glycerophosphodiester phosphodiesterase → MTGDSEAAENATSGPTPGGHPFVVAHRGASADRPEHTLAAYELALQQGADGVECDVRLTRDGHLVCVHDRRVDRTSNGTGLVSDMTLAQLRELDYGGWHPSRNAVEAQGDTGLLTLEALISLVLDWNRPVKVFIETKHPVRFGGLVESKVLALLHRFGIASPASADLSRAVVMSFSAAAVWRIRRAAPMLPTVLLGETSRYLGGSAATTVGATAVGPSIATLREHPELVDRAAAQGRALYCWTVDHFEDVQYCRDLGVAWVATNHPGRTKDWLQNGLAGAAGRD, encoded by the coding sequence ATGACAGGCGACTCCGAAGCCGCCGAGAACGCGACTTCCGGACCGACGCCCGGGGGCCATCCCTTCGTCGTGGCGCACCGCGGCGCGTCGGCCGATCGTCCCGAGCACACGCTCGCGGCATACGAGCTTGCACTGCAGCAGGGCGCCGACGGCGTCGAATGCGATGTGCGGCTCACCCGCGACGGCCACCTGGTGTGTGTGCACGACCGCAGGGTCGACCGCACTTCGAACGGAACGGGGCTCGTCAGCGACATGACGCTCGCCCAGCTGCGCGAGCTCGACTACGGCGGTTGGCATCCAAGCCGCAATGCCGTTGAGGCACAAGGTGATACGGGCTTGCTGACACTCGAAGCGCTGATCTCACTTGTGCTCGATTGGAACCGGCCGGTCAAGGTATTCATCGAGACCAAGCACCCTGTCCGGTTCGGTGGGCTGGTGGAGAGCAAGGTGCTGGCGCTGCTGCACCGGTTCGGGATCGCCTCTCCGGCATCGGCGGACCTGTCGCGCGCCGTGGTGATGTCGTTCTCGGCGGCCGCGGTGTGGCGAATCCGGCGCGCGGCCCCGATGTTGCCGACGGTGTTGCTCGGCGAGACGTCGCGCTACCTCGGTGGCAGCGCCGCCACGACCGTCGGCGCCACCGCGGTTGGGCCGTCGATCGCCACACTGAGGGAGCATCCGGAGTTGGTCGACCGAGCGGCCGCGCAAGGCCGCGCGCTGTACTGCTGGACCGTCGATCATTTCGAGGACGTGCAGTACTGCCGCGACCTCGGTGTGGCATGGGTTGCGACCAACCACCCCGGCCGCACCAAGGACTGGCTGCAGAACGGTCTGGCCGGCGCCGCCGGTCGCGATTAG
- the bfrB gene encoding Bacterioferritin BfrB → MTTAEACDTKFHALLQEQMRNEFGAAQQYLAIAVYFDGADLPQLAKHFYRQSVEERNHAMMLVQYLLDRDVEFEIPGVDAVRNTFDAPRDALVLALDLERTVTEQIGRLAGVARDEGDYLGEQFMQWFLGEQVEEVAQMTTLVRIADRAGDDLFRLEDFVARELGSTSKDVGAPKVAGGSL, encoded by the coding sequence ATGACCACTGCTGAAGCTTGCGACACCAAATTCCATGCCCTGCTGCAAGAGCAGATGCGCAACGAGTTCGGTGCCGCGCAGCAATACCTCGCCATCGCCGTTTACTTCGACGGAGCCGACCTTCCGCAGCTGGCCAAGCACTTCTACCGGCAGTCGGTCGAAGAGCGCAATCACGCCATGATGCTGGTCCAGTACCTCCTCGACCGCGACGTCGAATTCGAGATTCCCGGGGTCGACGCGGTGCGCAACACCTTCGATGCTCCGCGCGACGCCCTCGTGCTGGCCCTCGATCTGGAGCGCACTGTCACCGAGCAGATCGGCCGGCTGGCCGGCGTGGCCCGCGACGAGGGCGACTACCTCGGCGAGCAGTTCATGCAGTGGTTCCTTGGTGAGCAGGTCGAGGAGGTCGCGCAGATGACGACGTTGGTGCGCATCGCCGACCGGGCCGGCGACGACCTCTTCCGCCTGGAGGACTTCGTAGCGCGCGAGCTGGGTTCGACGTCGAAGGACGTCGGCGCACCGAAGGTCGCGGGCGGCAGCCTCTAG
- the msrR_1 gene encoding cell envelope-related function transcriptional attenuator common domain-containing protein: MVLLLAVTAVVAGGIWMDSSLQRIPALADYAGRPAAGAGTTWLLVGSDSRQNLTPEQQAQLTTGGDMGNGRTDTILLVHIPGIASSTDTTMVSIPRDSYVSIPGYGSDKINAAYSVGGPQLLAQTVEEATGLRIDRYAEIGFDGFATMVDAVGGVTMCPSEPISDPLAGIDLPAGCQKLDGRSALGFVRTRATPRADLDRMVHQQEFMSALLHRATSPSVLLNPLRWYPLAKAAGRTFTVNEDDHVWNLARLAWAMHGDVLTTTVPIGEYSSGDAGSVVVWDDALASQLFTALRTDSPVPQDVLDAQP, from the coding sequence GTGGTGCTGTTGCTGGCCGTGACGGCGGTCGTGGCCGGTGGCATCTGGATGGACTCGTCACTGCAGCGCATCCCCGCGCTGGCCGATTACGCCGGCCGGCCCGCCGCTGGCGCGGGCACCACGTGGCTGCTCGTCGGATCGGACAGCCGTCAGAACCTGACCCCTGAACAACAGGCGCAGCTGACCACCGGCGGGGACATGGGCAACGGCCGCACCGACACGATCCTGCTGGTGCACATCCCCGGCATCGCCTCGAGCACCGACACGACGATGGTGTCGATACCTCGTGACTCCTACGTGTCGATCCCGGGCTACGGCAGCGACAAGATCAATGCCGCGTACTCGGTGGGCGGCCCGCAGTTGCTCGCCCAGACGGTCGAGGAGGCGACGGGCCTGCGGATCGACCGCTACGCCGAGATCGGCTTCGACGGATTCGCGACCATGGTCGACGCGGTCGGCGGTGTGACGATGTGTCCGTCCGAGCCCATCAGCGATCCCCTTGCCGGCATCGACCTGCCGGCCGGGTGCCAGAAGCTCGACGGCCGCAGCGCGCTGGGGTTCGTCCGCACCAGGGCCACCCCGCGCGCGGACCTAGACCGCATGGTTCACCAGCAGGAGTTCATGTCCGCGCTGCTGCACCGCGCCACCAGCCCGTCGGTGCTGCTCAACCCGCTGCGCTGGTATCCGCTGGCCAAAGCCGCCGGCCGCACCTTCACCGTCAACGAGGACGATCACGTGTGGAACCTGGCCCGGCTCGCCTGGGCGATGCACGGAGACGTCCTCACCACCACCGTCCCCATCGGGGAGTACTCCAGCGGCGACGCCGGCTCGGTCGTGGTCTGGGACGACGCCCTGGCAAGCCAACTGTTCACGGCGCTGCGGACCGACTCCCCGGTACCGCAGGACGTTCTCGACGCGCAGCCCTGA
- a CDS encoding CAAX amino terminal protease: protein MTGAPDELTDPARRALRIEIVVVLAVTFGLSAYSALLNLIESVLLGLSGQVVALNPRRSPFEFIDLGLNLVWVFQLSAWGALAVYLLWRSGIALKSIGLGRPRWRADLLGGLGLAALIGLPGLALYQVARLLGMNADVEPAELYDTWWRIPVLLLTALANGWAEEVIVVGYLITRLRQLRVSPATAVVVTSVLRGLYHLYQGFGAGLGNLAMGLVFGYVYLRTGRLWPLIVAHALIDAVAFVGYALLAGHLGWLR, encoded by the coding sequence GTGACCGGCGCCCCCGACGAGCTCACCGACCCTGCGCGCCGGGCCCTGCGCATCGAGATCGTCGTCGTACTCGCGGTGACGTTCGGCCTTTCGGCCTACAGCGCGCTTCTGAACCTGATCGAGTCGGTGCTCCTCGGCCTCTCCGGTCAGGTCGTCGCGCTCAATCCGCGCCGCTCCCCGTTCGAATTCATCGACCTCGGGCTCAATCTCGTCTGGGTGTTCCAGCTGTCTGCATGGGGTGCGCTGGCCGTATACCTGTTGTGGCGCAGCGGAATCGCCCTTAAATCGATCGGGCTGGGGCGGCCCCGGTGGCGCGCCGACCTACTCGGCGGACTCGGTCTTGCCGCTCTCATCGGGCTGCCCGGCCTCGCGCTGTATCAGGTCGCCCGGCTCCTCGGCATGAACGCCGACGTCGAGCCGGCCGAACTGTACGACACCTGGTGGCGGATACCGGTGCTGCTACTGACGGCGCTGGCGAACGGCTGGGCCGAAGAGGTGATCGTCGTCGGCTACCTGATCACCAGGCTGCGTCAGCTACGTGTGAGCCCGGCGACCGCCGTTGTCGTCACCAGCGTCCTGCGCGGGCTCTACCACCTCTACCAGGGCTTCGGCGCGGGGCTGGGGAACCTGGCGATGGGCCTGGTGTTCGGCTACGTCTACCTGCGGACCGGCCGGCTGTGGCCGCTGATCGTCGCGCATGCGCTGATCGACGCCGTGGCCTTTGTCGGCTATGCCCTGCTCGCCGGCCACCTCGGCTGGTTGCGATGA
- a CDS encoding membrane-bound protein lytR, which translates to MATTVTAPTTAERIRTACAKAGGAMLAVEGGENGAPTETPVHHLLDDGSFAITVPADSAAAAKAVSAGAGGVQAVLEMTDYAPLPLREPVRSLVWIQGRLHDVPAGEVSALLDLIASEDPNPALLHVNSAPADGDKGHTLLRLEIDSVVVADSTGAESVSVSTLLAARPDPFCAMESCWLQHMESAHRDVVERLASRLPMSMRRGRVRPLGLDRYGVQLRVETDDGDHDVRLPFTRPVDDVTGLSQAIRVLMGCPFLNGLRARKL; encoded by the coding sequence ATGGCGACAACGGTCACGGCACCGACGACGGCCGAGCGGATCCGCACCGCGTGCGCCAAAGCGGGCGGCGCGATGCTCGCGGTCGAGGGCGGCGAGAACGGGGCTCCCACCGAGACACCGGTCCACCACCTGCTCGACGACGGCTCGTTCGCGATCACCGTTCCCGCGGACAGCGCGGCGGCGGCCAAGGCCGTCAGCGCGGGTGCCGGCGGGGTGCAGGCGGTGCTGGAGATGACGGATTACGCGCCGCTGCCGCTACGCGAGCCGGTGCGCTCGCTGGTGTGGATTCAGGGGCGCCTGCACGACGTGCCCGCCGGTGAGGTGTCGGCCCTGCTCGACCTGATCGCCTCGGAAGACCCCAATCCCGCGCTACTTCACGTGAACTCGGCACCCGCTGACGGCGACAAGGGCCACACGCTTCTGCGACTGGAGATCGACTCCGTGGTGGTCGCCGATTCCACCGGCGCCGAATCGGTCAGCGTGAGCACGCTGCTGGCCGCGCGGCCGGACCCGTTCTGCGCGATGGAGTCGTGCTGGCTGCAGCACATGGAGTCGGCCCACCGCGACGTCGTCGAGAGGCTGGCCAGCCGGCTTCCGATGTCGATGCGCCGCGGGCGGGTCCGGCCCCTGGGTCTGGACCGCTACGGCGTCCAACTGCGGGTGGAGACCGACGACGGCGACCACGATGTGCGGCTGCCGTTCACCCGCCCGGTCGACGACGTCACCGGGTTGAGCCAGGCGATCCGGGTACTGATGGGCTGCCCGTTCCTCAACGGGCTGCGCGCACGGAAGTTGTGA
- the pheA gene encoding prephenate dehydratase: MPRIAYLGPEGTFTEAALRKMSGDGMLPGGPGADAVTPVPCDSTTGALAAVRDGDADYACVPIENSIEGSVLPTLDGLAGGTPLQIFAELTLDVSFTIAVRDGIAADRVKTVAAFPVAAAQVRHWLAEHLPSAQVVPANSNAAAAADVAEGRADAGVSTALATKRYGLEALASDIVDEPNARTRFVLVGAPAPPPGRTGADRTSVVLRLDNVPGALVSALTELAVRDIDLTRIESRPTRTGLGTYIFFLDCVGHIDDDAVAEALKALHRRCSDMRFLGSWPTGAAAGAAPPGLDEASSWLARLREGLR, from the coding sequence GTGCCGCGCATCGCTTATCTCGGCCCCGAGGGGACCTTCACCGAGGCGGCGCTGCGCAAAATGTCGGGTGATGGGATGCTGCCCGGCGGCCCGGGTGCTGACGCGGTGACGCCCGTCCCGTGCGACAGCACCACCGGCGCGCTCGCCGCCGTGCGCGACGGTGACGCCGACTACGCCTGTGTCCCGATCGAGAACTCGATCGAGGGTTCGGTGCTACCCACCCTCGACGGCCTGGCCGGCGGCACACCTCTGCAGATCTTCGCCGAGCTCACGCTCGATGTCTCGTTCACGATCGCGGTGCGCGACGGTATCGCGGCCGACCGCGTGAAGACCGTCGCCGCCTTCCCCGTCGCGGCCGCACAGGTGCGGCACTGGCTGGCCGAGCATCTACCGTCGGCACAGGTGGTGCCCGCCAACTCCAACGCCGCGGCGGCCGCTGACGTCGCCGAGGGGCGTGCCGACGCGGGGGTGAGCACCGCGCTGGCCACCAAGCGCTACGGGCTGGAGGCGCTGGCGTCCGACATCGTCGACGAGCCCAACGCGCGCACCCGGTTCGTGCTCGTCGGAGCGCCCGCCCCGCCGCCAGGGCGCACGGGCGCCGACCGTACGTCGGTGGTGCTGCGACTCGACAACGTACCCGGCGCGCTGGTATCGGCGCTGACCGAGCTGGCCGTCCGCGACATCGATCTGACCCGGATCGAATCACGGCCCACCCGAACGGGGTTGGGCACCTACATCTTCTTCCTCGACTGTGTCGGACACATCGACGACGATGCGGTGGCCGAGGCACTCAAGGCGCTGCACCGTCGTTGTTCGGATATGCGATTCCTCGGATCCTGGCCGACCGGAGCGGCCGCAGGCGCGGCCCCTCCCGGACTTGACGAAGCCTCCAGCTGGCTGGCGCGACTCAGGGAGGGACTGAGGTGA
- a CDS encoding fructose-2,6-bisphosphatase, protein MSGRLMLVRHGQSLANVHRRLDTRPPGAELTDLGRDQARSFARGMPAAPAILAHSVAHRARQTAEEIAGSVRLPPVELDGVHEVQVGDLEDRNDDEAIATFESIYQKWHDGDLDVAMPNGETGHDVLDRYVPTITQLRMRHLDDDDWHGDIVVVSHGAAIRLVSSVLAGVERSFALDHHLGNTEAVVLAPITDGRWSCLQWGSLTPPFYPEPDVRPVEDALRSADPMG, encoded by the coding sequence GTGAGCGGGCGTCTCATGCTGGTGCGTCACGGGCAGTCACTGGCCAACGTCCACCGTCGCCTCGACACCCGCCCGCCCGGCGCCGAACTCACCGACCTCGGCCGCGATCAGGCCCGCTCCTTCGCCAGGGGCATGCCTGCTGCGCCCGCGATCCTGGCCCATTCGGTGGCCCACCGGGCCCGTCAGACCGCCGAGGAGATCGCCGGTTCGGTGCGCTTGCCGCCTGTGGAGCTCGACGGGGTCCACGAGGTCCAGGTCGGCGATCTGGAGGACCGCAACGACGACGAGGCCATCGCGACGTTCGAATCGATCTATCAGAAGTGGCACGACGGAGATCTCGACGTGGCGATGCCCAACGGCGAGACCGGACACGACGTGCTGGACCGCTACGTGCCTACCATCACCCAGCTGCGGATGCGCCATCTCGACGACGACGACTGGCACGGCGACATCGTGGTGGTCAGCCACGGCGCGGCGATCCGGCTGGTGTCCTCGGTGCTGGCCGGTGTCGAGCGCAGTTTCGCTCTCGACCACCACTTGGGGAACACGGAGGCCGTCGTGCTGGCACCGATCACCGACGGCAGGTGGAGTTGTCTGCAGTGGGGGTCGCTGACGCCGCCGTTCTACCCCGAGCCCGACGTGCGGCCGGTCGAAGACGCTCTGCGCTCAGCCGACCCGATGGGCTGA
- a CDS encoding putative zinc metalloprotease, giving the protein MSPERFEELVSEALDLIPPKLADALDNVVVLVEGRNDEEPDLLGLYQGVALTERDSWYAGSLPDTITIYREALLEHCDSEQNVVDEVAITVIHEVAHHFGIDDERLHELGWG; this is encoded by the coding sequence ATGAGCCCGGAACGGTTCGAAGAACTGGTCTCCGAGGCGCTCGATCTGATACCGCCGAAGCTCGCCGACGCGCTGGACAACGTCGTCGTCCTTGTCGAGGGCCGCAACGACGAGGAGCCCGACCTGCTGGGGCTCTATCAGGGCGTCGCACTGACCGAACGCGATTCGTGGTACGCCGGTTCGCTGCCCGACACCATCACGATCTACCGCGAAGCGCTGCTGGAGCACTGCGACAGTGAGCAGAACGTCGTCGACGAGGTGGCGATCACCGTGATCCACGAGGTCGCCCACCACTTCGGCATCGACGATGAGCGCCTCCACGAACTCGGCTGGGGATAG